From the genome of Streptomyces sp. NBC_01260, one region includes:
- a CDS encoding ATP-binding protein: MRPRTREPQTLGEGTLERMARILAARNIDPAAVAALADETEPFSPLDALSAGMPPRYQAAVADHPQVLAWARDVAEAAVAPSQGARRQVTTGPSLLMAGIVGAGKTHQAYGAVRQLVQDGVGVRWRATTAADLYADLRPRPGADNERELAAVSRCPLLIIDDLGAAKASDWTEEITYRLINRRYNHMLPTLITTNLRISDLRAYLGDRVTSRLAQMTTRVEFEPVDRRRHRTAA; encoded by the coding sequence ATGCGCCCCCGTACCCGCGAACCGCAGACCCTCGGCGAGGGCACCCTGGAGCGGATGGCCCGGATTCTGGCCGCTCGCAACATCGACCCGGCCGCCGTCGCCGCACTGGCCGACGAGACCGAGCCGTTCTCCCCGCTGGACGCCTTGTCGGCCGGCATGCCCCCGCGCTACCAGGCCGCCGTCGCCGACCACCCCCAGGTCCTCGCCTGGGCCCGCGACGTCGCCGAAGCGGCCGTCGCCCCCAGCCAGGGAGCCCGGCGACAGGTCACCACCGGCCCCAGCCTGCTGATGGCCGGGATCGTTGGCGCGGGCAAGACGCACCAGGCGTACGGCGCGGTCCGGCAGCTGGTGCAGGACGGCGTCGGCGTGCGCTGGCGCGCGACCACCGCCGCCGACCTGTACGCCGACCTGCGCCCCCGGCCCGGGGCCGACAACGAGCGGGAGCTCGCGGCCGTCAGCCGCTGCCCGCTGCTGATCATCGACGACCTCGGCGCGGCCAAGGCCAGCGACTGGACCGAGGAGATCACGTACCGGCTGATCAACCGCCGGTACAACCACATGCTCCCGACCCTGATCACCACCAACCTGCGCATCAGCGACCTCCGGGCCTACCTCGGCGACCGCGTCACCAGCAGGCTCGCGCAGATGACCACCCGCGTCGAGTTCGAGCCGGTCGACCGCAGACGCCACCGCACCGCAGCCTGA
- a CDS encoding transcriptional regulator, giving the protein MLATPSVNPACPDAQRQHRLAAQLAEMIPGAVTIRVSLTDPSRAWPHPSAAIRDEGGKALEVSRTTATVAARWILRVWPEADWTRPHTFDIQRAALTCSDLVAAGRSR; this is encoded by the coding sequence ATGCTCGCCACGCCGAGCGTCAACCCAGCCTGCCCGGATGCCCAACGACAGCACCGTCTCGCTGCTCAGCTCGCAGAGATGATCCCGGGCGCGGTCACGATCCGAGTCAGCCTCACCGACCCGAGCCGGGCGTGGCCCCACCCGAGTGCCGCTATCCGGGACGAGGGCGGGAAGGCCCTGGAGGTGAGCCGGACGACGGCGACGGTCGCCGCCCGCTGGATCCTGCGGGTCTGGCCGGAGGCGGACTGGACCCGGCCGCACACCTTCGACATCCAGCGCGCCGCCCTCACATGCAGCGACCTGGTCGCCGCTGGCCGGAGCCGCTGA
- a CDS encoding MAB_1171c family putative transporter, translating to MTNAVFLGMALLLASIASYWVLGRGTPRPTGTSAMGTLLGSFAMAFASYAPLFRNVAESIVPHVGRLLSNCASLGAATAVLAVSFQLNLEPYEARQRIRVRLALLTASVVTMTALFAYEQLTARSPQVYALYLLPYTSFLGFSVVDFLRQAVRQSKATRRDSIRGGLRVAAAGCVFALVYVVYKLTRTVGLGLGLGDETHAQCSSLVTSTCAFSVTSPALAVLLICLGLTWPAVLYPINQARRRRWETRSFETLRPLWQDLSAAMPQIVLSPAEDVEGISDDSDFRLQRRVIEISDGILALRPYRSRRVQESAASNLHTATEQGAAAVEAAVVRAALADSKAGRYADDVAPPSVDAAAREDLRADTQWLLLVADAYAHVGRVGVDGRP from the coding sequence ATGACGAATGCTGTCTTCCTCGGGATGGCGTTGCTGCTCGCGTCCATAGCCAGCTACTGGGTGCTCGGACGCGGAACGCCCCGGCCGACCGGTACGTCGGCCATGGGCACGCTTCTCGGCTCCTTCGCCATGGCCTTCGCCTCCTATGCGCCGCTGTTCAGGAACGTCGCGGAGTCGATCGTGCCGCACGTCGGCCGACTGCTGAGTAACTGCGCTTCTCTGGGTGCCGCCACAGCGGTCCTGGCCGTTTCCTTCCAGCTCAACCTCGAACCCTACGAGGCGCGGCAACGCATCAGGGTCCGTCTCGCCCTGCTCACCGCGTCGGTCGTCACCATGACCGCGCTGTTCGCCTACGAGCAGCTGACAGCTCGTTCTCCGCAGGTCTACGCGCTCTACCTACTCCCCTATACCTCCTTCCTCGGGTTCTCCGTGGTCGACTTCCTGAGGCAAGCCGTACGCCAGTCGAAGGCGACTCGGCGCGACAGCATCCGGGGCGGGTTGCGGGTGGCAGCGGCAGGCTGCGTGTTCGCTCTCGTCTACGTCGTCTACAAGCTGACGCGCACCGTAGGCCTTGGTCTGGGGCTGGGCGACGAAACGCACGCGCAGTGCTCATCGCTCGTGACCTCGACGTGCGCCTTCAGCGTCACCTCGCCGGCGCTCGCCGTCCTGCTGATCTGTCTCGGCCTCACGTGGCCTGCTGTCCTCTACCCGATCAACCAAGCCCGTCGTCGTCGCTGGGAAACCCGGTCCTTCGAGACGCTCCGCCCCCTCTGGCAGGACCTGTCAGCCGCGATGCCGCAGATCGTCCTGTCGCCGGCCGAGGACGTCGAAGGCATCTCCGACGACTCCGACTTCCGACTGCAGCGGCGCGTCATCGAGATCAGCGACGGCATCCTCGCCCTCCGGCCGTACCGGTCGCGCAGGGTGCAGGAGAGCGCGGCGTCGAACCTCCACACCGCTACCGAGCAGGGCGCTGCCGCCGTGGAGGCAGCTGTCGTACGAGCTGCACTGGCGGACTCGAAGGCTGGCCGGTACGCGGACGACGTCGCACCTCCGTCGGTAGACGCCGCCGCCCGCGAGGATCTTCGGGCCGACACACAGTGGCTCCTCCTGGTGGCCGACGCCTACGCCCACGTCGGGCGTGTCGGCGTCGACGGCCGGCCATGA
- a CDS encoding ATP-binding protein, whose amino-acid sequence MPRHFADLTDAATLPTGTFQLAHRVVDDLVANNATGVIHGPAGTGKTYSVEAALEDQAHRGGPAVCALSFAARPTMRLDADHLLAALTGTVAPKSRNRFHITNRLLDLLSHPKRLVVVDEAQRLNSDCIELLRHLHDDPKTKFALLYVGGDGCGEVLSREPMLRSRVFRRLPFRPLSADEIPALMRDYHPIYAGADDALLRQIDELYGQGTMRDWAAFTHTAAGLCQAAGRPRIDVEVIDNALTLLGGGVYA is encoded by the coding sequence ATGCCCCGGCACTTCGCCGACCTGACCGACGCCGCGACGCTGCCGACCGGCACTTTCCAGCTGGCCCATCGCGTCGTGGACGACCTAGTCGCCAACAACGCCACCGGCGTCATCCACGGCCCGGCCGGCACCGGCAAGACGTACTCGGTCGAGGCCGCCCTGGAAGACCAGGCACACCGCGGCGGCCCCGCCGTCTGCGCGCTGTCCTTCGCCGCCCGCCCCACCATGCGCCTGGACGCCGACCACCTCCTGGCCGCGCTCACCGGCACCGTCGCCCCCAAGTCCCGCAACCGGTTCCACATCACCAACCGGCTCCTGGACCTGCTCTCCCACCCCAAACGCCTGGTCGTCGTGGATGAGGCCCAGCGCCTCAACAGCGACTGCATCGAACTGCTGCGGCACCTGCACGACGACCCGAAGACGAAGTTCGCCCTCCTCTACGTCGGCGGTGACGGCTGCGGGGAAGTCCTCTCCCGCGAACCGATGCTCCGCTCCCGCGTCTTCCGCCGCCTGCCCTTCCGCCCGCTGTCCGCCGACGAGATCCCCGCCCTCATGCGGGACTACCACCCCATCTACGCGGGCGCGGACGACGCCCTGCTGCGGCAGATCGACGAGCTGTACGGACAGGGCACCATGCGCGACTGGGCCGCCTTCACCCACACCGCCGCCGGACTGTGCCAGGCCGCCGGACGGCCCCGCATCGACGTCGAGGTCATCGACAACGCCCTCACCCTCCTCGGCGGCGGCGTGTATGCCTGA
- a CDS encoding esterase yields MPDGVRGALVQRVTARPDGPLDVTWLATRESRLPLGRIRLHWEPGSLTGWNVTAHLGLATAEVHLASWPAAPDNWPRLVRPTLHEVTGLCSALAFATNALDLSNRLAGV; encoded by the coding sequence ATGCCGGACGGCGTGCGCGGCGCGCTGGTCCAGCGTGTAACCGCCCGGCCCGACGGCCCGCTCGACGTCACGTGGCTCGCCACCAGGGAGTCCAGACTCCCCCTCGGCCGCATCCGCCTGCACTGGGAGCCCGGCTCCCTCACCGGGTGGAACGTCACAGCCCACCTGGGCCTGGCCACTGCCGAGGTGCACCTCGCCTCCTGGCCCGCCGCCCCGGACAACTGGCCGCGCCTGGTCCGTCCGACCCTCCATGAGGTGACCGGTCTGTGCTCCGCCCTCGCGTTCGCCACCAACGCCCTCGACCTCTCGAACCGCCTCGCCGGAGTCTGA
- a CDS encoding plasmid mobilization protein yields MTTNDQVVTTAGQQRDPTTAPGGASCRVRRSYGPSYALAPAQEGGGSPAGPRARALGDQPGNRHQGAPVTGGEADHREQPSPSTPAFPGRTPRRRSRNPSQRTSKTTTRLSDTEKAEIAAAATQRGITVARFLATAGLTAARGSTILHTDERLDTAIDELVALRTALARIGNNINQIAYIHNAGGQPRPGELDHALTVLTRLMARVDDAADDLVRRRS; encoded by the coding sequence GTGACCACCAACGATCAGGTGGTTACCACGGCCGGACAGCAGCGTGACCCCACGACGGCTCCTGGCGGAGCAAGTTGTCGCGTACGACGGTCCTACGGCCCGTCGTACGCACTTGCCCCCGCCCAGGAGGGCGGGGGAAGTCCGGCTGGTCCCCGAGCGAGGGCGCTCGGGGACCAGCCGGGCAACCGGCACCAGGGGGCGCCGGTCACTGGAGGAGAAGCCGACCACCGCGAGCAGCCGAGCCCGAGCACGCCCGCCTTCCCGGGCCGCACACCGCGCCGCCGCAGCCGCAACCCGAGCCAGCGCACCAGCAAGACGACCACTCGCCTCTCCGACACCGAGAAAGCCGAGATCGCCGCAGCCGCCACGCAGCGCGGTATCACCGTCGCCCGCTTCCTTGCCACCGCCGGCCTCACCGCCGCCCGCGGTTCGACCATCCTGCACACCGACGAACGACTCGACACCGCCATCGATGAACTCGTCGCCCTGCGCACCGCGCTGGCCCGCATCGGCAACAACATCAACCAGATTGCCTACATCCACAACGCCGGCGGACAGCCCCGCCCCGGCGAACTCGACCACGCGCTCACCGTCCTGACCCGGCTCATGGCCCGTGTCGACGACGCAGCCGACGACCTAGTGAGGCGGCGAAGCTGA
- a CDS encoding MmyB family transcriptional regulator has protein sequence MDVRGGRVAGGEGGGESLPELLRSWRRRVNPDEIPGLASPGRRAKGLTQRDVARLTGVSERWYGALERGMEAKYSADFLDRLSSVLGLSRAERDALYLMAVGHPPVVAAVPEAGAAAEMDEVLQRFLDGQAPDPAFVTDLAWNVIGYNEPLLDWFPWAAHQANQMRWAFLSPEAREQLVNWEQDWARSYLGQIRYERARHPDHEALQQLERDILTSSPAARQMWDRREVVEHADGDLRKLRLPHHRGRVVGVRIMALRPMRSDLLRVIVLMETDSEPAET, from the coding sequence ATGGACGTGCGGGGCGGGCGGGTCGCGGGTGGCGAAGGTGGCGGCGAGTCGCTGCCTGAGCTGCTGCGATCGTGGCGGCGGCGGGTGAATCCCGATGAGATCCCCGGGTTGGCCTCTCCGGGCCGTAGGGCGAAGGGTCTGACGCAGCGTGACGTGGCTCGACTGACCGGGGTGAGTGAACGCTGGTACGGGGCGCTGGAGCGGGGCATGGAGGCCAAGTACTCCGCTGACTTTCTCGATCGACTCTCGTCGGTGCTGGGGCTGAGTCGCGCTGAGCGCGATGCCCTGTACCTGATGGCGGTGGGCCATCCGCCGGTGGTCGCCGCGGTTCCGGAGGCTGGTGCGGCGGCGGAAATGGACGAGGTGCTGCAGCGGTTTCTGGACGGCCAGGCCCCCGATCCCGCCTTCGTGACGGACCTCGCCTGGAACGTGATCGGCTACAACGAGCCGCTGCTGGACTGGTTTCCGTGGGCGGCTCACCAGGCGAATCAGATGCGGTGGGCGTTCCTGAGCCCGGAGGCCCGCGAGCAGCTCGTGAACTGGGAGCAGGACTGGGCCCGCTCCTACCTAGGGCAGATCCGCTACGAGCGCGCCCGCCATCCGGACCACGAAGCGCTGCAACAGCTGGAGCGCGACATCCTCACGAGTTCCCCGGCCGCACGGCAGATGTGGGACCGCCGCGAGGTGGTCGAACACGCCGACGGAGACCTGCGCAAGCTTCGACTTCCCCACCATCGGGGTCGAGTAGTCGGCGTGCGGATCATGGCCCTGCGGCCCATGCGCAGCGACCTCCTCCGGGTGATCGTGCTGATGGAAACCGACTCTGAACCTGCCGAGACGTGA
- a CDS encoding DUF317 domain-containing protein produces MNTSATLLPAVVRPAVEDRHWLSSDHCAAPVLDLLDGLGWVIVDTPEANVHAASPDGRVYVGWLPEDTTAWKHGIVWHVRVQPAHGDAWVQEFGIHTPSETVAGFLTALVTHSSR; encoded by the coding sequence GTGAACACCTCCGCCACCCTCCTGCCCGCCGTCGTCCGCCCCGCCGTGGAAGACCGCCACTGGCTCTCCTCCGACCACTGCGCCGCCCCGGTGCTCGACCTCCTCGACGGCCTCGGCTGGGTGATCGTCGATACCCCGGAGGCCAACGTCCACGCGGCCAGCCCGGACGGCCGCGTCTACGTCGGCTGGCTCCCGGAGGACACCACCGCCTGGAAGCACGGCATCGTCTGGCACGTCCGGGTACAGCCCGCCCACGGTGACGCGTGGGTCCAGGAGTTCGGCATCCACACCCCCTCCGAGACCGTCGCCGGATTCCTCACCGCCCTCGTCACCCACTCCTCGCGCTGA
- a CDS encoding DUF2637 domain-containing protein, whose translation MTTTSLAKPAHISGWDRAVVIALGSAGCALSYDALQQMAGAIHVRGFLTYLFPLVIDGFIAYGVRALLVLREAPLRARLYVWTLFGTATAASIWANALHAVRLNEETVAGTGLRLGDTVVAVLSTIAPLALAGAVHLYILIARGPVKASAQENLGQAGHPGQADRSEATAVTRADRVGQQRLAAGQVKPGQPVVTPTDRLSLTRQATTRSLTGDTNPAESGLPVTGDRDRAPGTPGLPGQTDRARPVTDRPDDAASVVGDEDSPAAVTAPPVTDRDTRTAGDRRSDPGTEELLKIARSAVRAEDKLTRKVVAQAIRGQQIPLSSDTLTALMAQLREQHRQPVTSSRP comes from the coding sequence ATGACCACCACGAGCCTGGCGAAGCCGGCGCACATATCCGGTTGGGACCGCGCGGTCGTCATCGCCCTGGGCAGCGCGGGATGCGCGTTGTCGTACGACGCCCTCCAGCAAATGGCCGGCGCCATCCACGTCCGCGGTTTCCTGACCTACCTCTTCCCCCTGGTGATCGACGGGTTCATCGCCTACGGCGTACGGGCCCTCCTGGTCCTGCGCGAGGCACCCCTGCGCGCCCGGCTCTACGTCTGGACGCTCTTCGGCACGGCCACCGCGGCCAGCATCTGGGCCAACGCCCTCCACGCGGTCCGGCTCAACGAAGAGACGGTCGCCGGCACCGGGCTCCGGCTCGGAGACACGGTGGTCGCCGTGCTGTCCACCATCGCCCCGCTCGCGTTGGCCGGGGCGGTCCACCTCTACATTCTGATCGCCCGGGGGCCGGTCAAGGCCAGTGCCCAGGAGAACCTCGGTCAGGCCGGTCACCCCGGTCAGGCGGACCGGAGCGAAGCCACCGCGGTCACCCGGGCTGACCGAGTCGGTCAGCAGCGGCTGGCGGCCGGTCAGGTCAAGCCCGGTCAGCCGGTCGTCACCCCGACCGACAGGCTGTCGCTGACCAGGCAGGCCACCACCCGGTCACTGACCGGGGACACGAACCCGGCGGAGAGCGGCCTGCCGGTCACCGGCGACCGCGACCGGGCGCCCGGAACCCCTGGCCTGCCGGGACAGACGGACAGGGCACGGCCGGTCACTGACCGCCCCGACGACGCAGCCTCGGTCGTTGGTGACGAGGACAGCCCGGCGGCGGTCACCGCCCCGCCGGTCACTGACCGGGACACCCGGACAGCCGGTGACCGGCGGTCTGACCCGGGCACCGAGGAGCTGCTGAAGATCGCCCGGTCGGCGGTCAGGGCCGAGGACAAGCTGACCCGCAAGGTGGTTGCCCAAGCGATTCGAGGTCAGCAGATCCCGCTGTCCAGCGACACCCTGACCGCGCTGATGGCCCAGCTCCGCGAGCAGCACCGCCAGCCGGTCACCTCCTCCCGGCCCTGA
- a CDS encoding relaxase/mobilization nuclease domain-containing protein — translation MVPKIRRGSRTHGLIVYLYGPGRRDEHVEPHLVGSWDGFAPDPGRDTSPDPDPKVTLARLAAALDLRVKQAGTKAPAEHVWHCSVRTDPGDRTLTDAEWNTVARRLVHAVNLAPQGDLDGCRWVAVRHADDHIHILATMVRGDLRRPRMNYDFKKAQAECRRIEKEMGLRRLKPGDGTGAKTPTSAERFKAERTGRPEAPRETLREAVRQALAGAATEEEFFTRLREAGLRVKMRHAPSGDALGYNVALPGDRNRHGEPVWYPGSKLAPDLSLPKICLRLADGTAEQAGPPAADGRADWPLPARERRSATGIAERAADLLDGGDHEAAAQLVGVGELLDAVAQTSPAATRAELAAAARAFERATRSHVRAERTDTRALRSAARGIVQAGGALGRGEDGGTTAMLLSTLVLVALAAAHWHSARGHAQQAHASRQAAAHLRTAYQQAAATPMRVLHDQGRALPEAQRRTHQATLHAVLPKQGVRADGTPTRTDALVATLAQAEQKGHDPEALLRQAAAMRELDTAEDVNDVLVWRLRRLAQLPAHPGEATRRPQAGTRPTKTPANCTSERNAPEGTVRPAVPDPRSRAPRR, via the coding sequence ATGGTTCCCAAGATCCGGCGCGGCTCGCGAACCCACGGCCTGATCGTCTACCTGTACGGCCCCGGCAGGCGTGATGAGCACGTCGAGCCCCACCTCGTCGGTAGCTGGGACGGCTTCGCCCCCGACCCCGGCCGCGACACCAGCCCCGACCCCGATCCGAAGGTCACCCTCGCCCGGCTGGCTGCCGCGCTGGACCTGCGCGTCAAGCAGGCCGGCACCAAGGCCCCGGCCGAGCACGTCTGGCACTGCTCGGTCCGCACCGACCCCGGCGACCGGACCCTGACCGACGCCGAGTGGAACACGGTTGCCCGCCGCCTAGTCCACGCCGTAAACCTCGCCCCCCAAGGCGACTTGGACGGCTGCCGCTGGGTCGCTGTACGCCACGCCGACGACCACATCCACATCCTGGCCACCATGGTCCGAGGCGACCTGCGCCGCCCCCGGATGAACTACGACTTCAAAAAGGCCCAGGCCGAATGCCGACGCATCGAGAAGGAGATGGGCCTGCGCCGGCTCAAGCCCGGCGACGGCACCGGAGCCAAGACCCCCACCAGCGCCGAACGCTTCAAGGCCGAACGCACCGGCCGACCCGAAGCCCCCCGCGAGACGCTCCGCGAAGCCGTACGCCAAGCCCTCGCCGGCGCCGCCACCGAAGAGGAGTTCTTCACCCGGCTACGCGAGGCGGGCCTGCGGGTCAAAATGCGCCACGCCCCGTCCGGCGACGCCCTCGGCTACAACGTGGCCCTGCCCGGCGACCGCAACCGCCACGGCGAACCTGTCTGGTACCCGGGTTCCAAACTGGCCCCCGACCTCTCCCTCCCGAAGATTTGCCTCCGGCTGGCCGACGGCACTGCCGAGCAGGCCGGGCCTCCGGCCGCCGACGGGCGGGCGGACTGGCCCCTGCCCGCCCGAGAGCGACGCAGCGCCACCGGCATCGCCGAGCGTGCTGCCGACCTACTCGACGGCGGCGATCACGAAGCCGCCGCCCAGCTCGTGGGAGTCGGAGAACTCCTGGACGCGGTCGCCCAGACCTCCCCGGCCGCCACCCGCGCCGAGCTGGCTGCCGCAGCCCGCGCCTTCGAGCGGGCAACCCGCAGCCACGTCCGCGCCGAACGCACCGACACCCGGGCGCTGCGCTCGGCCGCCCGGGGCATCGTCCAGGCCGGCGGCGCGCTCGGCAGGGGAGAGGACGGCGGCACCACCGCCATGCTCCTCTCCACTCTGGTTCTGGTCGCCCTCGCCGCCGCCCACTGGCACTCCGCCCGCGGCCACGCCCAGCAGGCCCACGCCTCCCGCCAGGCCGCCGCGCACCTGCGTACCGCCTACCAACAGGCCGCCGCCACGCCGATGCGCGTGCTGCATGACCAGGGCCGTGCGCTCCCCGAGGCCCAACGCCGGACACACCAGGCCACCCTCCATGCGGTTCTGCCGAAGCAGGGCGTACGAGCAGACGGCACACCGACGAGGACCGACGCCTTGGTCGCCACCCTCGCCCAGGCCGAGCAGAAGGGCCACGACCCCGAGGCGCTCCTGCGGCAGGCCGCCGCCATGCGCGAACTCGACACAGCCGAGGACGTGAACGACGTCCTGGTGTGGCGCCTGCGCCGCCTCGCCCAGCTCCCCGCCCACCCGGGCGAAGCTACGCGCCGCCCGCAGGCCGGCACCCGCCCGACCAAGACCCCGGCCAACTGCACCAGTGAACGCAACGCCCCCGAGGGGACGGTCCGCCCTGCCGTCCCCGACCCGCGCAGCCGCGCACCGCGCCGCTGA
- a CDS encoding regulator component → MSLPEVDTRRLRASCEEQIDLLRLPHRFTTRQLSEAIAGLRGKPIVLQPLSTLGAVEAPCGMRIETPDADLLFYEEGTSVHHQRHILTHELCHVYCDHPGSLEVNADTARSLGVNPTLVMRMSGRTSYSTADEREAEMMATVVRQRIYREREAPPHRPERGPDSWEALFAQPIRRGRLRA, encoded by the coding sequence GTGTCCTTGCCAGAAGTCGACACGCGTCGACTGCGCGCATCGTGCGAAGAGCAGATCGACCTCCTACGTCTGCCGCACCGATTCACCACCCGCCAGTTGAGCGAGGCCATAGCCGGGCTTCGCGGGAAGCCCATCGTCCTGCAGCCGCTGAGCACGCTCGGCGCGGTCGAAGCGCCGTGCGGAATGAGAATCGAGACCCCGGACGCCGATCTCCTCTTCTACGAGGAGGGCACGTCCGTCCACCACCAGCGGCACATCCTCACGCACGAGCTGTGCCACGTGTACTGCGACCATCCGGGAAGCCTGGAGGTCAACGCGGACACGGCCCGCTCCCTGGGGGTCAACCCGACGCTGGTGATGCGTATGTCCGGGCGGACGAGTTACTCGACTGCTGATGAGCGCGAGGCGGAGATGATGGCGACGGTCGTCCGCCAACGCATCTACCGCGAACGTGAGGCCCCTCCGCACCGCCCCGAGAGGGGCCCGGACAGCTGGGAAGCTCTCTTCGCCCAGCCCATCAGGAGAGGTCGCCTCCGCGCATGA
- a CDS encoding WhiB family transcriptional regulator: MTNTTISPARHRQLGDHTWQADAVCQGTEYNPVDPEIFFPEPDETDKIATAKALCGQCPVRRTCLDAALESGTTDGIRGGLTDEERRPLHEKIAHRLDYSRVNDTIDGRDVHLTKAERRAVVYAAFRHGVSEQRLAWLLKITEEHAQKLYRETRRALRNRDLNQTAKAPSPPVNSGERLVRDDFGTAA, translated from the coding sequence ATGACCAACACGACGATCAGCCCTGCCCGCCACCGTCAGCTCGGCGACCACACCTGGCAAGCCGACGCCGTCTGCCAGGGCACCGAGTACAACCCGGTGGACCCCGAAATCTTCTTCCCCGAGCCCGACGAGACCGACAAGATCGCCACCGCGAAGGCCCTGTGCGGCCAGTGCCCGGTCCGCCGGACCTGCCTGGACGCCGCCCTGGAGAGCGGCACCACCGACGGCATCCGAGGCGGACTAACCGACGAGGAGCGCCGTCCACTGCACGAGAAGATCGCCCACCGCCTCGACTACAGCCGCGTCAACGACACCATCGACGGACGCGACGTCCACCTCACCAAGGCCGAGCGCCGCGCAGTCGTCTATGCCGCCTTCCGCCACGGGGTGAGCGAGCAGCGCCTGGCCTGGCTCCTGAAGATCACCGAGGAACACGCCCAAAAACTTTACCGCGAGACCCGCCGTGCCCTGCGCAACCGAGACCTGAACCAGACGGCGAAGGCCCCTTCGCCACCCGTGAACAGCGGCGAGCGCCTAGTCCGTGACGACTTCGGGACGGCGGCATGA
- a CDS encoding MarR family transcriptional regulator, with protein sequence MADDQQLWGYTEVAAHLGISVGAARSRKSRGNLPVPDDDSVPDRPRWKPATFQGWKPVGRGFRSDLHGSSGDHSV encoded by the coding sequence ATGGCCGACGACCAGCAGCTCTGGGGCTACACCGAGGTCGCCGCTCACCTGGGTATCAGCGTCGGCGCCGCTCGCAGCCGGAAGAGCCGGGGCAATCTGCCTGTACCCGACGACGACAGCGTGCCGGACCGGCCCCGCTGGAAGCCGGCCACCTTCCAGGGCTGGAAGCCGGTCGGCCGGGGATTTCGCAGCGACCTGCACGGCTCCTCTGGAGACCACTCCGTCTGA
- a CDS encoding Secondary metabolite protein — MTESRERTFSELLDYLFREVHPKGRGPYTYAEVSQGIRDTSGVTISASAIQQLRTGTNSNPKMQTIRALAGFFGVNPGYFFDEEEAERQRAEIQLVAAMRDQGVRRVALRANGLSASSLNMVNTVIDQARRLEGMPDESEASGLLDDK; from the coding sequence ATGACCGAATCGCGCGAGCGCACCTTCTCGGAGTTGCTCGACTACCTGTTCCGAGAGGTGCACCCGAAGGGCCGCGGCCCGTACACCTACGCGGAGGTCTCACAGGGCATCCGTGACACCTCTGGCGTCACCATCTCCGCGAGCGCCATCCAGCAGCTTCGCACCGGCACCAACTCGAACCCGAAGATGCAGACCATCCGTGCCTTGGCCGGCTTCTTCGGCGTGAACCCGGGCTATTTCTTCGACGAGGAGGAGGCGGAGCGCCAGCGTGCCGAGATCCAGTTGGTCGCCGCCATGCGCGACCAGGGGGTGCGTCGGGTCGCTCTGCGCGCGAACGGTCTCAGCGCTTCGAGCCTGAACATGGTGAACACCGTGATCGACCAGGCCCGAAGACTGGAAGGAATGCCCGACGAGTCGGAAGCGTCGGGACTGCTCGACGACAAGTAA